The genomic window ATGCAAAGGGTCATATCGTCAATGAAACATCATGTCTTCCAGGTTTTAGAATGAGCAGTGCCTTCAAAACCCATTTTTGAAAGACTCACTACGTAGAAGTAGGCCTTTGCTGTAGATTAGCCCATGTGTAGAACACTGAACAAAGTCAGTGCAGTCAGCAGATACTGTGTATGTTATCCATGTCATTCACCCTCTGTTCTATAGTTATTATAGTTTTTTGGGGATGGTACTACGGAATGCGACTGGTTATTTGGTAGCACGAGTTAGGATTCAAAgtgtcaataaataaataagtgttATGACAACAATAAATCAATTATCTTACCTCTGTTCTCGTTTTTTAATCATCCTGTATGGCCGCTATAATTAAACTAGAAGTAGGCTATTCTGATTTATAAAGCTAAAGGTTCTCATTGAATCATTGTTTTCATTTGTATCTTACTGTAGGCTATTTATCATTTGTATACATTTAATTCTGAATGGATTGTGATGCGATGCTAAACAAGTAGGTTACGTGTCCTGTCGTGATACATCCACACCTGTAGAGGACAGCAAAGTTATAAGACGCACTTGTGTTGCAGGCGAGAAAGGATAGAACCCAGCGAAGAAGTGTGACAGAAAATGGCTGCCCTCTACAGCGGTATCAATTTTGCGCGCTTCGCTAGACTGTCTTTATGCATTTCTTGCAAGTGAGCCTAATACTTCCCAAAAAGCAGAATGTTTAAAAAAGCAAAAAGAGTCAATCTGAGGCGAAGGAACGAGTCCGACGAAGACGAAAAGGAAGACATTCAGCAATCCCCACTTCCACAGCAGCTAGCGCCACAAACGTGCGGCCCTGCTGCTGGCGCAGCAGCCGTGGACGCTCCGGAGTTTGACAACATTGACATCGCCGTCGGAGCCCGAAACGTGGACTACCATCACGGCAACGGATTCCAGTCAAACGCCCTTAAGGCTgtcaaaaaggaaaagaaaaatagGGATGCACAAGGGGGCCCCTCGAAGGGCAGTTTACTGAGCTTCGATGATGATGAAGGTAGGCTAACACTAACCTAGCTAATTACACTAGCTTAGCTAGCAATTAGCACGCTATTTGGCTCGCAAACAGGTGTGCACTAAGTACGTAGCGTTAGCCTAAAATGTTTGAGATGTGTTTATTTGGACTGTTGGCTGTCTGACCAATGTTTGCTTAAATATTGGCTGTGCGCTAGTGTGATGTGGTTAGTTGCCTTGCTAGAAAGACTTGTTAGCTTGCAGTCCGCGAGGTTCAACTAATCACGAATCAATCGCTTTCTGAGATACAGAGGGCACGGAGGTGTTTAGGGTGAAGAAATCCAACTATAGCAAGAAGATTGTCAAGCAGTTGAAGAAAGAGTATAAAGAAGACCTGGAGAAAACGGGCTATGTCAAACAAGAACCAAGCACAGGTAGGTGAAACGGTGCTCTGTCCCTGAGTGAAGCAATTCTCTGCCATACATGAGCTAAACATGTAGCTACCGGTTCATATATTTTCTATTTACGACTTCAACAAAgtgctgttttttggtgtaatAACTGTTTGGTTGGGACCCAAGTTATTAAAACTAAAAGATTGCCTCTTCTCCCCTATCTCTTTGAAGATGGGGCTGGCCAGCCTATGGCAGCAATTAAGGAGGAGCCTAACAGTGGAGCAGGCagtgagcagggggaggaggagatggaggtggacagcactgaggagcaggaggaggagcagaagaacCAGGGCCAGGCCTCCAAGAGCAACAGCAACTCGGGGAACTTCTCCAATGCCCTCTCCTCCTTGAGCACACTCCGCCCAGGTGGGGACACAgaaccccttctctcctctcagtccACCCACAAAGGTTTTGGCTCATCATAATAAGTAGTCAGGCGATGGCCCGCAGTAACACAGTCTcccatcatccccccccccaggcgagaTCCCGGACGCGGCGTTCATCCACGCGGCCCGCAAGCGGCGCCAGATGGCGAGGGAGCTGGGCGGCGACGCGCCGCTGGTGGAGACCGAGGCGCCCAAGAAGCGGCTGGTccgcgaggaggaggagcaggacggCAGCGACGACGAGGACGAAGACGAGAAGAGGATCAGCTTCAGCGGCGTGCGCAGCAAGAGCCAGAGGCAGAAGATAGCCGAGGAGATAGGTGggtggagggcgggagggacgaCCTGTGCATGGCAGCGGGCCCGAGTAGGCGGTAGGAGGACATGTGGATTTTATTTCCCGTCGGAAGAACTCCTATTGGCACGGTTGGTCTCCTAGCACCTAGACTTTTTGGGACTGTCAGACGTGGCATTGTGGGAAACGGAGTCTCTTtggtgtctcccccccccccccccgtaggcATCGAGGGCAGTGATGACGAGGCCCTGGACCAGGGTCACGACGAGGAGCTGAGCCGCTGGGAGCAGGAGCAGATCCGGAAGGGCATCAGCATTCCCCAGGTAGGGGTATGTACacgtgtacgcacacacacgcacgcacgcaccactCAGTGGCCGGGCTATCTAACCTTGTCGTTGCTGTGCCAGGTGCAGAGCAGTCAAGCGGAGGACCACAGCAGCATGTACTACCAGAGCAGCTACGAGAGCCAGCCCTACAGCTCGTCCTACAGCacgccctacacctaccccagcttGGCCCTGCAGGCGGACAGCAAGCCCGCGGGGCGACCCGACGGCCCCGCGCCGCCCTACGGCGGCCCCAGCGCAGACCTCGCCCCCGTCTCCACTGATCTGGTAAAGAAACGACTGCGAGACAGGTAGGTTCAACCTCACCCAGCCTGCTTGTCCCCCCTTGTGTCACGCTCTCGTTCAGTACCCTTTCAAGTTCCAGGAGTCTGGGGGAGACTTGGTTTGATGCTGTGGGGTGGAGaatttggggtgggggggggactgcATTATGCAGTACTTTGCTACCTCTAAACCTTGTTTACATCAAGTACCTCGGTACTCCAGGATTACATTCTTTTCACAATGAGCTCCTTAAGTGTCGGTAGCAGAAGGCTAGACAACCTGATGTCAAGCTAGCCACTAAGGCTATCTGCCCTGATGTTAAGCAAGCCACTAAGGCTACCCACCCTGACTTCAAGCTAGCCATCAAGGCTATCCGCCCTTATGTCATGCTAGCCAGTAGCCACTAAGGCTATCTGCCCTGATGTCATGCTAGCCAGTAGCAACTAAGACTAGCCACCCTGATGTCAAGCTAGCCACTAAAGCTAGCAACCCTGATATCGAGCTAGCCACTAAGGCTGCCAGCCAGTGTGAGTGAACCTCTGTCCAGCCCCTCAGACTGctgccctgtgtgtctgtccaggcTGGGCCAGATGCGCGCCGGCCACGAAGCCAACGCCAAACGCTATGAGCAGATCCAGGACGAGCTGGCCGCCTCCCAGAGCGCCATCCGATGCCTGGAAGGCTCGGCCAATGACAACGCAGATCAATATAAATTCTTGCAAGAGATGCGAGGGTATGTTGGAGACTTGCTTGAGTGTTTCGGTGAAAAGGTAAGGGAGAAATGATCTGCTGCCCCCAATTTGTATTGTGTTGTACCTGTTAGCTTTTGCTTTTTAAATGCTGAGCCTTAATGTCCAGAATTGGAACCTTTTGAATACGGTGACTTTAAAATAGTGAAAAATGAATGGCTCCTGGAATTTAATATTGTACTCTTGGTAAGATTTTGTTGCTTTAAAGGTCACACTGCATTAAGGCTTTGGCCTGTATTTGTTCCGAAATATTTGATTCTTTGGACTGTTGATCTTTCCAAAACGGCATTGTCATTTAATAGGTTAATTACTGAAAACGCATGCCTTCATAAAAAGGATGTCTGTCTCACTTGGCCTCTGAACCATGGTTGCAATCCTAACATCCCGCCATGATTGtagtatttttttttagcaGCTCTTATTTGAATACAGTAAGAAGAGAGAGTCTGACGCCAGTTGATGGCCTCGCTTGAGTTGACAAACTCGATGTCAGCTCTCTTGCTAACTTCCACCTTACTCCCCAACAGCTGGACTCTTAGGAGTGATGCATTATGGTCAATGGAGTCTCtttggtgtgtggggagggtctTGGAGCAATGTGACACAGCACAGCCACACTGCACACAATAGCATGTCTTGTTCAGACATGATGATAAACGTTGGAAAATTGGAATTGGAAAACGTTAGATCTTAAAGTTTGTGCTACGTTTTCCATGTTATTATAATCCTATTATCGGAGCCCTTGCCTCACTTGCTCGCCGGCCCCTCCACCAATCAGATGTCCCCGTGACGCGGTCTCCCGCCCCtttcagggtcagaggtcacagaaGGTATCATATCTTTCAGGTGCCTGCCGTCCTGGAGCTGGAGGCTGACATGCACCAGTTACTAAGGCAACGGGCGGTGCGACTCGTCCAGAGAAGACAAGATGATATAAAAGATGAATCGGCGGAGTTTGCAAGCCTTTCAAGTCAGTCCATCTTGAaggtttttattatttatttgaacGGCCTCGTTGGTTctctgtgtgggcgtgtgtgtactgtgtgtgtgtgtgtggggagacgtGTGCAACTGCACACTTGCTATTGACCTTTGTCCACTGTCCTTGTGATGttgctctgtctccctgtgagTTTGAATGTGTTGATGAGAAGGCCTGTGCGTGCCCgcgcttgcttgtgtgtgtgggtgtgtgtgtgtgagagcgaagATGTGTTATTGAAGACCAGTACATCAGTTGTGCTCCACATGTGCTCATACacatctatatgtgtgtgtggtatgtctgTGAGATGCGTAAAAGCCCCTCATAAAAAGTCTCTGACTGAACTCGGCGCTGTCAAAAATCACAATGACAGCCCCTCAGTCAAACTGAATGTTTTGACTGGTTATATGATAGCGTGCAGATGACAGGTGAGTGGTTATGCTGCAGAGGAGCGTGAACAGCGTGTGTTAGTGTACTGCGGACGCTCGGCTGGGGTTTCAAATACCAAGCTTCCCACGCACATAGCGACCCCCTGCGATGTTCAAATTCCTGTTCACAATGTCAATGATgtatcttcttttctttttttttttcaagcggAAAGTTCCAGAAACATGTATTCCagtcaggcgtgtgtgtgtgtatacgtgtgtgtgcgcgtgtttagTGTAGTCTGATAGGTtgtggggagggcgggggggagggagagaggagggacgggggttgggagggagggggggcggggggctttTAACTCCGCCCAGGGGCGGGCCCCACTCACATGGCCCCTGTCTCTTCCAGGCAAGGCCATGATGGCGCCCAACCTGGAGGCGTTCAGCCGCGAGCGCACGGCCCTGCAGGAGCACGCTCGCCAGAGGAGGATCGCCGAGAGGGAGGCGAGACGGTACGGCGCTCCTCTGCGTTGCGGTcgtcctctgttgttgttgttgtgtgaccACCAGCACCGAAGTGACCAGTAGACTTCTCTGCCTCGTGATCTGATTGGTCAAGCCGGTCCAGTTGATTTGTTCCGAGGAGAGATGCCACAGTGTTTACCAGGCGCTTTACACCGCGGCTGTCATCTCATTCTTTGACGCACCGTCTGTCGTGTGATtggctgacgtgtgtgtgtggtgggcggGGCAGGACGCGGCGGCGACAGGCGCGGGAGCAGAACGGGAAGAGGGCGGAGCACAGGGAGGGGCTGTCCTCCGACGACGAGGAGACCTCCACCGACATCACCGCCTTTGACCAGGAGAgaggtgcgcacacacacacacacctgaaaccaTACTCGCATctgaaactacacacacacacgctacacacacacacctgaaactaTACACACATCTGAAACTACACgcgcgctacacacacacacacctgaaactaTACTCACACATCTGAAACTACACACGCGCTGCTGAAAACtaccccgcccccacacacacacacgcacgcacacatgtcTTACGCCGTGGGGCCCAGACCCTAAGACGCTGGTGTCCTCCAGATCGTATCGTGCGGGAGAGCAGGAAGGTGTTTGAGGACGCGGTGGAGGAGTTCCACTCCCTGGACTGCATCAAGAGCCGCTTCgaggcctggaggaggaacTACCAGGCCTGCTACCGGGAGGCCTACATCGCCCTATGTCTGCCCAAGCTCTTCAACCCCCTGGTCAGGCTGCAGCTCATCACCTGGAACCCCCTCCAGGTAGGTCTTGGTGTGGGTAGTGATGGggtgtatatgtatatgtggCGTACGGGGGTGGTTTGTGTTGGCCAGTGGGTGGGGTggcgggggagtgtgtgtggggttggggctgTGGGTATGCGCCATATGCGGCACATAGGGGCGCAGCATCATGGGGGGGCCAAAGCCATGGTAAGAAATGGCAAATGACAAAATATAATACATTATTTTGGGGGTATTTTCTGCGTCTAGCTGCTGTTGTGCGTTTCTGCATTTCCTCAATGTCGTAAAACATTTCAGAGGACTAACAGAGTAGATAGGGCGCCCTATCTCATAACATTCCATCATAGAATGTTTAAATGGAAGAGGGAGCGGGGGCGCCGTGAGCGCTGAGCGAGCAGGTACGAGTATTGAGTTATCGTCTGTGGAAAAATATGGATAAAGCAAAAAAGCTCTCGGGGGggctaaaaaagaaaaaagaacgaGGGAAAAGGAGATGGCATGTCAAGGGATGCGACAGCAGTTAAATAAGTGGATGGTGGTGAAAGGCAACAGGTAGGATTTCAAGTGTGACGTCTGTGCTTGGAGGCTTGCGGATATTAATGTTAACAGACTGTCTAGCGTTTGCTAACGACGCTGGGAATGTGGCAGCCAAATGGGGGGTTTACGGCTAGTTTGGAATATGCAAAACCGAGGTTGCCAAGCTGAAAACTGGAAAATATAAGGTAGCATGTAAAATAAATGACAAGAATCTGGAAAACATAACTAATGCAATAATTCTGGTTTACCATGGAATTATGCATAGATTTGCTACCAAACTCGGAGGCTTGCAAATATTCATGTCAGACTATCTAGTGAGTTGCTAACACGAGCAGCTAAAGTGGGGTTGCTTACAGATGAAGTCTGATTAATGCAAAATCGAaataatttaacatgttttgTTATCGGCTATTAGGCTAATCTTGCCATTGGGAATGAAAAACGCATTTCTGTATCAAAACCCAGCGCATGTGGGAAATATAACAATTAGCCTATGTCTGACGTAGTAAACAAATCAGAACGCAAATTTAAACATCCGCAAAGGATATGCTCGAATGCCATGATGTATTTATTGTAATGAAAATAAAGTACGAGAAATCACGGGGTGATGATTAGGTTGCCACTTATCACAATTTGGTTGCCAAGGACAACCAGGCAACCGTTAATGTCGAGACTGATTGTATACATACACCATATAATTATGGTAGGCCTACAGTGGCTGATTTAACTTTTAAATAAACATGTATTATTTaaaagtgggtgggtgggagtgcGTGTGGAAGTGTTGGTAGCGAGTCCAGACCTTgaatgcctctcctctctctccctccctccctgcctccatccaggCAGAGTGTGCTAACTTTGAGTACATGCTGTGGTTTGAGTCGCTGCTGTTCTACGGCTGTgaggagcagagcagctcacagaAGGCTGATCTGGACGTGGGGCTACTGCCCGCCATCGTGGAGAGGGTCATACTGCCCAAGCTGGCaggtcagtgtctctctctcacacaccctcatacattcactctcactcgctctcatACAAACCCACAGGGTAATATGCATACCTGCAtgaaggggagtcagatggctaagcggttagggaatcggcctagtaatctgaaggttgccagttcgattcctggtcatgccaactgacgttgtgtccttgggcaaggcacttcaccctacttgactcgggggaatgtccctgtacttactgtaagtcgctctgtataagagcgtctgctaaatgactaaatgtaatgtaaatgtaatgaaggGGATTGGTTATTATTGAATCAAATTTCCCATTTTAGCGATGCTTTTAGCCACAGCGACGCAgaaatagtgcatatagaaaatacagcagaagatcaaggatcagaagtgtatcgttctacagtatttcagtggtccgAGTCAACTGCCTGTATATAcatctcaagtgtgtgtgtgtgtgtgtgcgtgcgtgcgcgcgcagtGCTGGCTGACCAGGTGTGGGACCCCCTCTCcagcagccagacagccagactggTGGCGTTCGTCCACAGACTGGTTAAAGGATACCCCACGGTGCTCAACGGAGACAACCGCAACACACAGGTAGGagtacagacatgcacacacgggTAGGGTtagacacacgcacccacacagtgTACATATAAAGGTGGGATTTGCCGAtatacaccctccacacactgccaacacacacacatgggtaagataacacacacaaaagggttAGTGTGgcgacgcacgcacacacctacacccacaGAGTACATTACTATACAAACACGCACATCAGTCcccggcacacacacaagctctccaCTCAAGTGTGcgatatctctctcttctccccccccccccccaccactccccatctctccaggAGTTCCTGAAGACGGTGGTTCTCAGGGCCAGACGAACGCTGGACGATGACGTCTTCCTGCCCCTCTACCCCAAGAAGTGAGccatcccgcccccccccctctctctcaaacacactttcTAGACTGCTAGTCTGTTTCTTTTACCCTGTGGTGCCTGactttgtgcgcgtgtgtgttggaAATCCCCCAGTGTGTTGGAGAACAAGAACGGTGGTCCGTACCTGTTCTTCCAGAGGCAGTTCTGGTCCTGCGTCAAGGTACTCGCTGCCTGTACAGGCCTGTCTCCACTTGGCTGCTACAAGCACACGTGCAGTCCTAACATGGAAATACCAACTAGTTCTGCAACTGGGGCCTGTTATCATCCAGCCTCATTCAAATGGTTTCAAAATACTATCCGACTGTCATTTGAATATAAGGAAGTCCTCTAACTGTTCTCCTCTCAACTCTCcccgtgtgtggatgtgtgtacgTACatatggtgtgtatggtgtatgtacggtgtgtgtgtctgtgtggacgcAGCTCCTGGGTAACATCCTCCAGTGGGACGGTGTGCTGTCCAGCTCCACCCTGAAGGAGCTGGCCCTGGACAGCACCCTGAACAGATACATCCTGTCTGCCCTGCAGAGCTGCCACACTGGGGACGAGGGCATCGCCAAGAGCCAGAAggtacacaccagccacacgcgcgcacacacacacgtttactttctctctctccctcacgtacacattctatctctctcatatacacacgttcacacacgcattcacccAGTCACTATCTAACTTGGCACAGTCACATTGTCAGTCACGCAGTctgcccttccctccctccaggcggtctgttgtctctctccctagctgtctctctctctctccctgtttctctctccttctctccctctgtctctctccttctctgactGTACCCCTCTCTTAGTCAGACAGCAGGAGTGTgtacccccctctcaccctgacctcccatcctgtctctctccctctcccccccccccccaggtggtggAGTGCCTGCCAGCCCAGTGGCTGGTGGGGCTGAAGGGCCAGCACACCCTGCCCCAGCTGGAGCCCTTCTGCCGCTACCTCACCCACCTGGCCAGCTCGCTGTACCGCACCAGCCTGGGCGGCTCCGACGTGGACCGCCGCGCCGCCAAGTGAGTCGAATcaaatgcaccccccccccatctctttgGTCAGCG from Osmerus eperlanus chromosome 19, fOsmEpe2.1, whole genome shotgun sequence includes these protein-coding regions:
- the paxbp1 gene encoding PAX3- and PAX7-binding protein 1 isoform X2, encoding MFKKAKRVNLRRRNESDEDEKEDIQQSPLPQQLAPQTCGPAAGAAAVDAPEFDNIDIAVGARNVDYHHGNGFQSNALKAVKKEKKNRDAQGGPSKGSLLSFDDDEEGTEVFRVKKSNYSKKIVKQLKKEYKEDLEKTGYVKQEPSTDGAGQPMAAIKEEPNSGAGSEQGEEEMEVDSTEEQEEEQKNQGQASKSNSNSGNFSNALSSLSTLRPGEIPDAAFIHAARKRRQMARELGGDAPLVETEAPKKRLVREEEEQDGSDDEDEDEKRISFSGVRSKSQRQKIAEEIGIEGSDDEALDQGHDEELSRWEQEQIRKGISIPQVQSSQAEDHSSMYYQSSYESQPYSSSYSTPYTYPSLALQADSKPAGRPDGPAPPYGGPSADLAPVSTDLVKKRLRDRLGQMRAGHEANAKRYEQIQDELAASQSAIRCLEGSANDNADQYKFLQEMRGYVGDLLECFGEKVPAVLELEADMHQLLRQRAVRLVQRRQDDIKDESAEFASLSSKAMMAPNLEAFSRERTALQEHARQRRIAEREARRTRRRQAREQNGKRAEHREGLSSDDEETSTDITAFDQERDRIVRESRKVFEDAVEEFHSLDCIKSRFEAWRRNYQACYREAYIALCLPKLFNPLVRLQLITWNPLQAECANFEYMLWFESLLFYGCEEQSSSQKADLDVGLLPAIVERVILPKLAVLADQVWDPLSSSQTARLVAFVHRLVKGYPTVLNGDNRNTQEFLKTVVLRARRTLDDDVFLPLYPKNVLENKNGGPYLFFQRQFWSCVKLLGNILQWDGVLSSSTLKELALDSTLNRYILSALQSCHTGDEGIAKSQKVVECLPAQWLVGLKGQHTLPQLEPFCRYLTHLASSLYRTSLGGSDVDRRAAKDNIKEVVKLLGQLNALDHIITVATEHGIKDIKPLMEVK
- the paxbp1 gene encoding PAX3- and PAX7-binding protein 1 isoform X1, with amino-acid sequence MFKKAKRVNLRRRNESDEDEKEDIQQSPLPQQLAPQTCGPAAGAAAVDAPEFDNIDIAVGARNVDYHHGNGFQSNALKAVKKEKKNRDAQGGPSKGSLLSFDDDEEGTEVFRVKKSNYSKKIVKQLKKEYKEDLEKTGYVKQEPSTDGAGQPMAAIKEEPNSGAGSEQGEEEMEVDSTEEQEEEQKNQGQASKSNSNSGNFSNALSSLSTLRPGEIPDAAFIHAARKRRQMARELGGDAPLVETEAPKKRLVREEEEQDGSDDEDEDEKRISFSGVRSKSQRQKIAEEIGIEGSDDEALDQGHDEELSRWEQEQIRKGISIPQVGVQSSQAEDHSSMYYQSSYESQPYSSSYSTPYTYPSLALQADSKPAGRPDGPAPPYGGPSADLAPVSTDLVKKRLRDRLGQMRAGHEANAKRYEQIQDELAASQSAIRCLEGSANDNADQYKFLQEMRGYVGDLLECFGEKVPAVLELEADMHQLLRQRAVRLVQRRQDDIKDESAEFASLSSKAMMAPNLEAFSRERTALQEHARQRRIAEREARRTRRRQAREQNGKRAEHREGLSSDDEETSTDITAFDQERDRIVRESRKVFEDAVEEFHSLDCIKSRFEAWRRNYQACYREAYIALCLPKLFNPLVRLQLITWNPLQAECANFEYMLWFESLLFYGCEEQSSSQKADLDVGLLPAIVERVILPKLAVLADQVWDPLSSSQTARLVAFVHRLVKGYPTVLNGDNRNTQEFLKTVVLRARRTLDDDVFLPLYPKNVLENKNGGPYLFFQRQFWSCVKLLGNILQWDGVLSSSTLKELALDSTLNRYILSALQSCHTGDEGIAKSQKVVECLPAQWLVGLKGQHTLPQLEPFCRYLTHLASSLYRTSLGGSDVDRRAAKDNIKEVVKLLGQLNALDHIITVATEHGIKDIKPLMEVK